In Zunongwangia sp. HGR-M22, the sequence TACCGGAGGGAAACTGCATATCCCAACCGTTTCTACAGAAAAATCTGTTGCACTAATTAAGGAAGCTAAGAAAAAAGGTCTGGATGTTACCTGTAGCGTTGCCATCCACAACTTAGTACTTACCGACGATTTGCTAAGTGAGTTTGATACTCGCGCCAAAGTAATGCCTCCGCTAAGGACAAAAAAAGACACCAAAGCCTTAATTAAAGGATTAAAAGAAGGAACGATCGATTTTGTAACCAGCGATCACGATCCAATCGATATCGAAAATAAAAAAGTTGAATTCGATAACGCCAATTACGGAACAATTGGTTTAGAAAGTGCTTTTGGTGCTTTACAAACTATCTTTTCTACAGAAGAAACTGTGGAAATCTTAACGCGCGGCAAAGAACGCTTTAAAGCTGAAAGTTCTATAATTACTGAAGAAGAAATGGCAAAACTATCTTTCTTTTTACCTGAAGAAAAGTACACTTTCCAGAAATCTGATATTCTTTCAACCTCACAAAACAGTATATTTTTAGGGCAGAAATTAAAAGGAAAAGCGATTGGTATTTTTAACAACAATCAATTAATCATTTCCGAAGATTTATAAAACTATGACTCAAAATACCCCAACTAAAACTAAAGATGGTAAAACTGCAGCAATTACAGCCTATATAACGATATTTGGCTTTATACTTGCCATTTTTTTTAATATGGAAAATAAACATAAATTAGCTAGTTTTCATATTCGACAAGCTTTTGGGACACATATACTATTTTACGTGCTAGGAGCTATAGCATCAATATTTACTAATTTTTTTATACCAACTGCTTTTTATTTAGTTTATGTTGTTTTAGCTATTTATGGTCTCGTAGCTGCAATACAGGGGGAGTTTAGGTTGATTCCTTATATTGGTGAATATTTTCAAAAATGGTTTAAATCAATTACCTAATGCAAACAGCGAATCTTTCTTTAGAACACGTTATAAAACAACCAAAAGGTCAAACTGAAAAAGCTCCCGTAGTTTTTATGTTTCATGGCTATGGTAGTAATGAACAAGATCTTTTTAGTTTTGCAAGCGAGTTACCCGAAGAGTTTTTTGTAATCTCGGTGAGAGCGCCATACCCCATGCAACCAAGTGGTAACGCATGGTATGCAATATATTTTGACGACGCTAGCGGAAAATTTAGCGACGACGAGCAAGCCATTAAATCACGGGATTTAATCGCTCAATTTATCGATGAAGCCATTGAAACTTACCCAATAAACAAGAATAAAGTTACGCTACTAGGTTTTAGCCAGGGCAGTATTTTAAGTTATGCCGTTGCACTCTCTTATCCAGAAAAAGTTAAAAATATTGTTGCACTAAGTGGATACGTAAATAAAGACATCATTAAATCTGGTTTCGAAAATAATGATTTTGACCATTTAAATTTCTATTGTTCCCACGGAACTGTAGACCAGGTTATCCCAATCGATTGGGCTAGAAAAACCAAACCTTTCCTTGATCAATTAAATATCAAAAATACCTATTCTGAATTTCCCGTTGGTCACGGAGTAGCACCACAAAATTTCTTTGAACTTAAGGAATGGCTGGAGAAAAATGGGTGATTAATTCTCAAAGCTCTTCCAACCTATTAAAGTTCTTTTAACTTTATAATATGACATTTGTTAGGTTTCATGCTCAAAAATACTGGTAAATTTGTACCACTTCTTGCAAATAAAGAAGCATTTTTTTGAAACTAATTTAATTGTTAATAACCTCGCAAAAAACGAGAATTAACATCAAGAACTCACTTTTAGGTGAGCAAAAAATAAGTATTATGAATAAAGGTATCTACATTGCTACCATGGAAGAAGACAGTGGAAAGTCATTAATATCCCTGGGGCTGATGCAAACTCTTTTAGGAAAAACAGATAAAGTAGGATATTTTAGACCAATAATCGATGATTTTCCTGAAAGTCAGAAAGATAATCATATCGAAACTGTTCTATCTCAATTTGATATTGAAATTCCATACGAAGAAGCCTATGGAGTAACCAGAAAAGAATTGGTTGATAAAAGAAATGACGGTAAAGCAGGCGAAATTATAGACGTCATCATTCAGAAATACAAAAAGCTAGAAGAAGAGTTTAATTTTGTTTTAGTGGAAGGAACCGATTTTTCTGTAAAGGGAAATGTTTTTGAATTCGACACCAATGTAACCATCGCAAAAAATCTTGGTCTGCCTACCATAATTATCTCAAGCGGTAAGGATAAAAGTAAGAAGGAACTCGTTGACGCGCTAAATTTTGTTTACAGTTCTTTTAGTAATCGTGATGTAAAAGTTATTGGAGTAGTTGCCAATAAAATTCAGGAAGAAAACGTTGAAAATGTTAGAACCGATCTCAATAATTTCTTCCCGAAAGAGGTAGAAGTTTCTATCGTTCCGATGATAAAAACTTTGCTCCATCCCACCATCAAAGAGATTGTAGAAGAACTTGAGGGTAAAGTAATATTTGGAGAAACACATTTAAACAATCAAACCGGGAATTTTGGTGTTGGCGCGATGCAACTGCGTAATTATCTTACCAAACTTAAAGAGAATAGCTTGGTAATCACACCGGGAGATCGTGCAGATATTATTCTTGGTGCGTTACAAGCGCATATTTCTGCCAACTACCCTCCAATATCTGGAATTATCCTAACCGGCGGACTAATCCCTGAAGATAGTATCTTAAAACTGATCGAAGGGCTTTCACAAATAGTTCCAATAGTTTCAGTACAGGGCGGAACTTTTAGTGTTACTAATCGTATTGGTAATATTAAATCAAAAATATATAAAGACAGCAAACAGAAAATCATGACGTCTCTGGCTGTTTCAGATAAATATTTAAATCTTGATAGTCTTACTGAAAAACTCTTCAATTTTCAGCCAAAAGCGCTTACGCCAAAGATGTTTCAGTATAGCCTTTACAAACGTGCGCAGCAGTCTAGAAAACGTATCGTGCTTCCAGAAGGAACCGACGAGCGTATATTAATTGCTACAATGCGTCTTATCGCACTTAATATTGTAGACATTACGCTATTAGGAAGCATCGATAAAATCAAAAATAAGATCGCAGATCTTGGGTTAAATATCGATTTGAGCAAAATTAATGTTATCGATCCCGTACATTCCGATAAATACGACGAGTATTCAGAAACTTTTTATGAACTAAGAAAACATAAAAATGTAAATATGGATATGGCTCGTGATATGATGGCCGATGTTTCTTACTTTGGGACCATGATGATCCATAAAGGTGATGCAGACGGCATGGTCTCTGGTGCTGCACATACCACCCAGCATACCATTAGACCCGCGCTTCAGTTCATCAAAACAAAACCAGGCGTATCTGTAGTTTCGTCAGTATTTTTTATGTGTTTAGAAGATCGTGTTTCAGTATTTGGTGACTGTGCGATTAATCCTAATCCTAATGCTGCAGAACTTGCTGAAATTGCAATTTCTTCCGCAGAGAGTAGCCTTGCATTCGGTATCGAACCAAAAATTGCCATGCTTTCTTACTCTTCAGGAACTTCGGGTAAAGGCGAAGATGTAGATCGTGTTCGTGAAGCGACCGAGATCGTTAGAAACAAGCGCCCAGACCTTAAAATTGAAGGACCTATACAATATGATGCTGCGGTAGATGCTACTGTAGGAAAAAGTAAATTACCAGGTTCTGAAGTTGCAGGACAGGCGAGCGTACTTATTTTCCCAGACCTTAATACCGGGAACAATACCTACAAAGCCGTACAAAGAGAAACCGGCGCATTGGCTATAGGACCAATGCTACAGGGACTTAATAAACCGGTTAACGATTTAAGTAGAGGATGTACCGTGGACGACGTTTTTAATACAGTAATTATAACCGCAATACAAGCACAAGGATTTTAATATGAATATTTTAGTTATAAACTCAGGTAGTTCTTCTATAAAATACCAACTTATAAAAATGCCCGAAGAAACCGTTGCCGCAAGCGGTCTTGTAGAGCGAATAGGTTTAGATAAGGCTTTAATTCATTATAATGCAGGTGAAACTAAACTTAGTAAAGAAGTAGAAATCCCGGATCACGAAACCGGATTAAAAAGAATTACTACTTTTTTGATGGATAGCGAAGTTGGTGTAATAGAGGATGAAAATCATATTCAGATTGTTGGACATCGCGTGGTTCACGGCGGAAAAAGTTTAACAAAAACAGTTGAAGTTACTGCGGAAGTTAAAGAAGAGATTAGAAATGTATTTCCGTTGGCTCCTCTACACAATCCTCATAATTTAAGAGGAATTGAAGTGGCTGAAAAAGTTTTTGCAAATGCGAAACAAGTGGTCGTTTTTGATACTGCTTTTTTCCATACTATGCCGCAAAAAGCGTATCAATATGCAATTCCTAAAAAGTTTATGGAAGAAAATGCGGTAAGATCGTATGGATTTCATGGAACCAGTCATAAATATGTTTCTGAAAAAGCAATTGAATATTTAAATGAAAAAGGGCTTCCTTCAGAAAAAATAATCACCGTACATCTTGGTAACGGATGCAGCATAACTGCAATTAAAGATGGAATTGCTATCGATCATTCTTTGGGAATGGGACCGGCAAACGGACTTATTATGGGTACTCGTGCTGGTGATATCGATCAATCTGTAATTTTTTATTTAATCGATAAGCTTGGTTACACACCGCAACAAGTAAATGATATTTTGCTGAAAGAAAGCGGAATGTTAGGACTTA encodes:
- a CDS encoding alpha/beta hydrolase; translation: MQTANLSLEHVIKQPKGQTEKAPVVFMFHGYGSNEQDLFSFASELPEEFFVISVRAPYPMQPSGNAWYAIYFDDASGKFSDDEQAIKSRDLIAQFIDEAIETYPINKNKVTLLGFSQGSILSYAVALSYPEKVKNIVALSGYVNKDIIKSGFENNDFDHLNFYCSHGTVDQVIPIDWARKTKPFLDQLNIKNTYSEFPVGHGVAPQNFFELKEWLEKNG
- a CDS encoding acetate/propionate family kinase, whose product is MNILVINSGSSSIKYQLIKMPEETVAASGLVERIGLDKALIHYNAGETKLSKEVEIPDHETGLKRITTFLMDSEVGVIEDENHIQIVGHRVVHGGKSLTKTVEVTAEVKEEIRNVFPLAPLHNPHNLRGIEVAEKVFANAKQVVVFDTAFFHTMPQKAYQYAIPKKFMEENAVRSYGFHGTSHKYVSEKAIEYLNEKGLPSEKIITVHLGNGCSITAIKDGIAIDHSLGMGPANGLIMGTRAGDIDQSVIFYLIDKLGYTPQQVNDILLKESGMLGLTGYSDMRDIEEKSAEGDETCRLALYMNGYRIKKYIGSYIAALNGVDAIVFTAGIGENSSVIRKIALEDMEYLGLHLDHRKNDVRGKTIRPINPPEAKTKILVVPTNEELEIAKQSYALVN
- the pta gene encoding phosphate acetyltransferase; translation: MNKGIYIATMEEDSGKSLISLGLMQTLLGKTDKVGYFRPIIDDFPESQKDNHIETVLSQFDIEIPYEEAYGVTRKELVDKRNDGKAGEIIDVIIQKYKKLEEEFNFVLVEGTDFSVKGNVFEFDTNVTIAKNLGLPTIIISSGKDKSKKELVDALNFVYSSFSNRDVKVIGVVANKIQEENVENVRTDLNNFFPKEVEVSIVPMIKTLLHPTIKEIVEELEGKVIFGETHLNNQTGNFGVGAMQLRNYLTKLKENSLVITPGDRADIILGALQAHISANYPPISGIILTGGLIPEDSILKLIEGLSQIVPIVSVQGGTFSVTNRIGNIKSKIYKDSKQKIMTSLAVSDKYLNLDSLTEKLFNFQPKALTPKMFQYSLYKRAQQSRKRIVLPEGTDERILIATMRLIALNIVDITLLGSIDKIKNKIADLGLNIDLSKINVIDPVHSDKYDEYSETFYELRKHKNVNMDMARDMMADVSYFGTMMIHKGDADGMVSGAAHTTQHTIRPALQFIKTKPGVSVVSSVFFMCLEDRVSVFGDCAINPNPNAAELAEIAISSAESSLAFGIEPKIAMLSYSSGTSGKGEDVDRVREATEIVRNKRPDLKIEGPIQYDAAVDATVGKSKLPGSEVAGQASVLIFPDLNTGNNTYKAVQRETGALAIGPMLQGLNKPVNDLSRGCTVDDVFNTVIITAIQAQGF